Sequence from the Chiloscyllium plagiosum isolate BGI_BamShark_2017 chromosome 34, ASM401019v2, whole genome shotgun sequence genome:
ttttattagcAATGCAATTTGTGCTAAAATAAATACTTTCATGCCTCTGAGCCAAATCTTGTTCATTTACAGAATCCTGTACCAAGAAATAATCAGTATAAATCTGTTGTAGATTTATTGATGACGTTTATACCTTTCTAAAAACTTTGTTGGAGTATAAGTGTAGACTTTATGAAGAGAAGGGGATGGGAGTGAGATGGCTGTCATTTTTGGCTGGTGATTATTGCTCTGAGAAATTACCAAAGCAACTTGTAGGAGGAGTTCTGTTTTACTCTCCTCTCTAATTCTGATAAGCTCAAGTTAACTCATCTGAGCTGAGTGAATAAAGagttgagctggaaaaagcacaacaggtcaggcagcatcagaggagcaggggagtcgacatttcagatgGGAACCTTTtccactctgactgtccagcatctgcaattctcactatGTCCTACTCACCTGAACTGAGAACCAGAGAGAATTATTAGTGCACACAATCAACAGGTACTCTAAGCCCTGTTGTACCGTCTGTTTTGCAACTGAGTGAGCAGAATATTTTATTGGGAAGGGTGCTTATAGTACTCTTGCTAAAAGTTTTCTTTTGGCCATCTGTGTCTGTTGCATTAATGTTGGCTATTCTATTCCCTGCAGGACTACGTATCAAACAGGAACCAGTAACCAGTTACCCTCAAGTAGTGGTTGTTCGAGTTCCCACTCCTTCAGTCCAGAATGATAGTGATATTACACTCCTGCGGCACTTGGAAAAGATGGGCTGTCGCCTGGCCAATCGTCCTCAGGCCATATTGCACTGCGTTAACAAGTTCTGGACTTTCCAGGAGTTAGCTGGTCATGGAATACCATTGCCTGATACATTCTCTTACGGTATATATAAATAGATGTTAAGAATacttttgcaacttttaaatcTTTAGCAATGTTTTGTTAGCAAGAACACAATAATTTCTGAAATAATATTTAGTCACAAGCCAGTCCACGCTTTAATGCGTGCTGTAGCTTTCTTTGACACCTGCAGTAGTTACTACCCATAATTGTTGCTTGTTCAGCTGTGGACCTGAAGTTGAGAAAGAAAGCTGGACGCTATAAAATGTACATCCTTACATTCTTGATCTTGATGGGGGTTTTTTTTGTCATTCCGGGTACTGTGTGTCCCTGAAAACTTTGTCGTTGCATTTGatacagtttctttttttttaaatctaagaACTGATGAAAAGCTAACCTGAATTGCCAGAATTAGTAATTAAGACCAAAATACAGGGCTagtatttttcaaaaaaacatgTAGATGTATAATGGGAATGTGTTTAGGTCGCTGTTCTAAAGCTGATTTTCTTTTGGATCTTGAGAGATTTGGGGAAGAGGGGTCAATTAGCTTTTCTCCTTTCAGAAATTAAAGTATCCATTATCTTATTTCTGTTTTCCCAATAACCTCAAAACATTCTTCTTCTTATAACAGGTGGTCATGAAAATTTTGCAAAAATGATCGATGATGCTGAGCCTTTGGGTTATCCAGTAGTAGTTAAAAATACACGAGGTCATCGAGGTATAAATTCTTTCTCATTTTGCAGTTAAGTACAGATAAAGTGAAGGCACATAAacttaaattttgtttttgtgatcTTTATTATCACTTTTTAAGGAACAGACATCAAATCATTGAAGGATGGTACAACCTCTGCTCTGCGATGAGGTAGCTGATCTCACCTGTGATAGTATTTGGGCAATACAATAGGTCGCAGTTGTCTCATCGCAGATGGGCTGCAGGGGTTGGAGATAGTTattgggaggggtggaggtgaTGGTTTGCAGGGGGTGGAAAAAACTAATGTGGAATCAGACAAATGTTTGCTCCTGTGTAATACCTGTGCCCCCAGTGATAAACTTGAGTTTGCGTTTGGCAAAGACCTGCTCAGTTGAGATGCCACTTCTAGCCCAATGCTCAACTAACCTGCTCATGTTCTTGCAATCCAGGACAATAAGGATATCCCCCTTTGTGAGATACCAGTGTGTGTCAAATATTCAGTAGGATGGCAAGAACCAGTATAAGAAAAATAAAgggaaatttaaattatttttctaaataGATATTTATGTTTATATGAGAATATTATGAAGTAAAATACTGTGCTGTCTTATGTCTTTAGTGTTATGTATATGCAGAATAATGGCTTCATTCTTTATTGCCTGAGCAGAAATGGTTTATTACATAGTCTGTTGAAATGCATAACAGACTGTTGCCTGTATTTTTTTCTTCAGGGAAGGCAGTGTTCCTGGCACGGGACAAGCATCATTTGTCTGACTTATCTCATCTGATACGACATGATGCTCCCTACCTTTTCCAGAAATACGTAAAAGAATCGCATGGGAAGGATATCCGTGTGGTGCTGGTAGGAGGCCGTGTGATTGGTGCAATGCTGCGATGCTCCACTGATGGTAGAATGCAAAGCAACTGCTCATTAGGTGAGATTTTGCACTTCATAGATACTGGAATATTGTGGCTCTCTCACTAGCACCATTAATAAAGGCAATATGTAATTATTACATGATATAGTTATACACACCATAAATACCAGCTTTAATCCTTGGCTTTGTGTCAGATGGTTCGGAGTAGTGGAGTTGATTTGGGGCCACATAGAATGATTAAGTTCTGGAATTGACATTGGTTCCGTCACTGGAGGATGTTGACTTGCTCTAATTGTACTATACGTGATCTCGCAGGGTTGCTTGATTATGGGCACCACATATGGCAGATTTGCTACCTGATGCTGTAACTTTAACATCAGTCATTGTTCACTCTAGAAGGTTGTAAAATGTCTCGTCAAAAGATGGAATGCTGGTCCTCAAGTTTAATTGAGCTTCAGGAGGCCAAGGACAAAGTTCAATGTGAGAATAAGATGGAGAGTTGAAATGATAGTTGAACAGAGGCTCAGCATCATGTTTATGGACTGAACAGAGCTGTTCCAAAAATGATCACCCGTCCACATGTAAACTAGACTGCATTGTGATGAGCGAATATATTGTAGTAAGTTTAAATACATAAACTATTGTTTCATCTCGAAGGAGTACAGAACTTAATTGTTGCCAAGGAAAAGGtaaagttgaagcttttcatcttgcacttattGACTTAACCACAAGAAGAAAAAACTttagaaaaggaacaaaaattTATAAAGCATGACTTAGCTACTTGTAAGGAGCCATATATTTTCCCTTTAGAATTATAAACTGAAAATGAAGTTGGACAGTGCTATATAGCTAAAAGTACAGCACCAGGAGAGACTTCACAGTTTCAAGACCAAGTGGGTTTGGGAAGTGTATGCTTTAATTAGACAAGATAATGTCATGTTTTGGAACCATGATGTGATACTTTGTGACAGAGTGGCATCAGGAATATTTGAGTTAAGGGAAAACTACCTAGCAATAGATTTGGAATATGCTTCTTAAGATGCAGTTTTGTAGACCTGTAAGGCAGTGCACCTAGAGTTATCCAGAAGTCTGCAAACTAAGAGACATCTCTTTGAATATGGACCATTGCCGTGCAGACACTACAGTATCATTGTTGctaaaaagcaaaagaactatGAGAAACAAGTCATCCACTCTACTAGTCTGGACTTTGACAAAATTTAACAGAATTAGGACTGTGgatgaggaataatttcttcactcaaagcataattaacctgtggaattcttgactatTATAAGGTTGTGGAGGGCAAGTCACTAAATATATTTACCAAAACAACTTTTAAACATATCAAGGAGTATAGGAAGGAAaagggaatatggcattgagatagacaGTCAACaggatcctactgaatggcaaagcCACCCTAAAGTGCCAAGTGGCCTAATCCTATTTATAGTTTCTATCTCATTTGTTTTCACTGTCTACATTTTCCACCAATAATATTTCTGTCAAACCATATATTATTGTCTGCCATATTCCTGAATGAATGTGCATATATTTGGGGTTTGTCTTAATTTGCATAGTGGTAAATCAGTCATCCATTTTTGGTCTTTGTTAAAGAATGAATTTTCTTACAATAAATAGCTACTTTCCTGTTAATgatgaaacctggtgtgaattaGTTTGTCCTGAATAGCAGTCAGTCAGGCAAGTTGGTAATCTTGGTGTTTTAATTGGGTAGGTATGTATTTGTAACAGCTTGTGGAATAGTGGGTCTCGATTATCAGTCCACTTTTCCCAATTTAGTCATGACGCACCTTTTGCAATAAAGATGAGTCATTTTCTCCAGGACACTGACGTTAACCAAAAAGATGTTCTGCCTACCAGACAAATGAGTAATGTTGTATATGAATTACAGTGTCAGTGTAATGCTAGGCCTTATAAGCTGTACATCCGAATTGGTGGCAAATGTATCAAACCAAAATGTACCTTTGTCCGTGGCAGGAAGCATGCTGACTGTGCTTGACCAATCCTTGCAAAACTCAGAAAATATTATCTAATATTAGGTGTGATTTTTCTATTAGACAACATTACTAAATAATCCTGATTGAGCTATGAATTACACAACAATACAAAATTTTCAGTGGTACTCAGTGATTCATTTCTGCATTTTGTGGTCTCCATTTATTCTTGCACATGAACCTGTTTTTTTGGAGGAAAAATGAATATGTCTACATGTCGCATATTTTTCAATGAGGAAAGAATTATGGAGACAACCAATCCCTGCTGCATCCCACAGTGCTGCCTTTACCAATCAGAGTCATGCtgtataaattatttattttctgaagTTAGTTTTCTTGTATTtaagttctgatgagtgcaaggtgaaagGCTTCAACAACTTGTCTCTTTTTAGCAATAATTAATTATGTCTCTATGTAAATTTGGCGAATTATACTGTGTTTGGTTACCAAGATACATTATATTAGTATCATATTCTggcacacttaaaaatatttaatttccttTAAGTGAATCTTGATTTAAAGTTTATTTCTTATGGAGATAGTGGCCCTCCACCTGATGACTTGCATTTTTTAATGTTAATTCTTAGATGTGAGTTTTGTAAGATTTcattggttttttttttcctaCTATTTAAAACTTGCATTAAAAGTTACAGCATCTTCCATTTCAGTTCAATCTTTCCATGACAGTTCAATGTGTCGTATGATTAAAATGCGAGAGTTTGCTTACATTGCTGATGAAAGGTAGTATTGGATAGTATGTAATGACCTAAAGAGACTGAAGTCAGTGACAGTCAAACAGAAGGTCTACAGCAATTGGAATCAAAGCAgctacaaagaaaaatatttgtcGATTGTCAGGTGGGAATCGTTGCAACCTTAAGACATTATTACAAGATTTCTACGAGGAAGTGACCTCAGTACAGACTTCTTCAGTCAGTTCATCAGTTTCATTCCTAATATAAGGTCAAGAGAGTGGATTTACATTGGTAATTCTGTGTAATTGGTACAAAGTCCAGAGTTGGACAGATGAACGCAGGTAATATTTGTACTTTGTAAATTCAAGGTAATGGACATCACCAGCCCCAAAAAAGGGGCAAAACCACTTTTCTCTGACCTTCAGCACCATTATCAGCATCTTGGGGGAGCCACCAAAAccaaactggactagccatatcaaGGCACTATAAGTACAAAGATAGGACAGAAGTTCCAATGAGTAGTGCACCTCCTGATCTCATGAAAACCCCTCAATCACTAATAAGGCTCAAATCAGGTTTGTTTCAGATAAGCCTATTCAATTGAGGCAGTACAGCTGTTCATGCACTCAAGAAGGTCAATACATTCAGGATCCAGTTTACTTAATTTTTGCCCTGGTCACTGGACTGGATACAGTATCTACCTCCTCCACCATCAGCATATCTAACTTGCAGTATTTGTGTTCTACAGGGTCTTTGAACAGCTCAGCAAAGTTCAGCAGCCACTTTGTGACCCTTACTACTGTGAAGGTCAAGACAGCAAAATAATGACAGATAGATTACATTCATGTTTTCATCCCAAGTCACGGACGATTACTGCCTTGGACACATGTCACTATTCCAAATTCCAGCTGAAATTCACAACTTCACTCTGTGGAAGTCCACCATCAATGTGCAGTTGTTCTTCAGGTGGCATAAGGTCGATAATAAATGCAGTCTCGGTGGAATTGCTCTCATCCAGAGAATACTTTActctcttttttgttttaaaaagagagatTAGTATAAAGAAAAAACTGTTTTTGGAAAATTGGAAATCATCGGTAGTTAGAAACCGACACAAAGGAAAGATGACTGTTCTTCATTTCAAGATCAGCAAAATTGCTGTTTGACAGTAAACTTATTATCTGGAACCTGACAGATTATGGAAACTTACTCTCTTGTAAAACAAAATGAGTTAAGACTGGAGATCTAAACTTTACTGCACAGCAGAGATTCAAGCTTTAGTTACGGGGTGTATTGAGTGTTACATAGAAAGCATACTTGTTCATTTGCCAACAGATTATTTTACTCATATActctttttctgtgttgctttaataataattattaatttTCTGTAAAGTTCAGAACTGatagtcttttttttgtttcataggTGGTGTTGGTGTGATGTATCAGCTGAGTGAGCAGGGCAAACAGCTGGCAATCCAAGTCTCCAATATTCTGGGCATGGATGTGTGCGGTATCGATCTGCTCAGGAAAGATGACGGTTCTTTTGTAGTGTGTGAAGCAAATGCAAATGTAGGTTTCAGGGCCTTTGATAAAGCTTGCAATCTGGATGTAAGTGGTATCATAGCAGACTATGCCCTGTCATTGCTGCCAAGCAGACTGACCAGAAAGATGTCGCTTCTTTCTGTTGTTTCAAGTGCCAGTGAAACAAGTGAGCCAGAGGTGGGGGCTTCAGTCAGTGCCATCCCTGAGAGTGTGTTCACCATGAGTGTGGGTTCAAGCTCTAGTGAGAGTGATCCTGAAATAGTGGAGGTCAGAGATTCTGACACTGCTGCTTCCAGGTCCATGCAGACTGTCCTGCCTGAGACAGGCTACAATATGAACAATCTCATAAATACTGAAATGAAACTATTGAGTGAGTGAGGCTGAGGAACCATTCCTAATCGGTAAATCAAACAGGGCAGCTTTCCCAGCTGAACTGTGGTtaaaacagtaaaggaattgatggactgaataCTTAATGGTTTAATATGAGAGTAAATTATATCAAATCTGGGTATATTGAATAGCCCTGAATGATATTATAGCCATTAACTCACTCCTGGGCAATGGGTTATGTAGCCTCAGTGTCACTGGGGCCACAGTGGAGATTGCAGTTGATAAACTATTTCAATTACTCAGTAATATGGTTTCAGTTGCTTAGTTAAAAAGTATTGCCTTGGCAATAAAAAAAATAGTAATCgtcagaaagacaaggactggttAATGTTCCGGAGAAGACCTTTCATCAGTTCATGTTCGGAAATGGAAAGCCTCTGCTTCACATCTTCCATTCCTACCATGATTGAGGTTGAGTACATTCTGCATTTGAAATCAAAATCTTGCCTCTCTGCAATGAACTGCACCTCACACTTAACTAGAATAGCAGTTTTATATCTTCTTTGTTTACAATTTGCTTACAACAGCAGTATTGTTGGTGAAAACAGTTTGAACTGGCATTCAAAACAGACATTATTATTCTGGAGCATATAACAACTCAAGCTGTGATTCTTTAGCTGGTCCTAGACCAAAGGCATAAATATGAAGAAACAGAGAACATCAGTTTAAACAAAATGGTCAGCACATACTATTTCAATTCTTATCTCTTCCTTTTCCTCCCAAAATAACTTTTGAACAGTGATATTAACATGTTGGTTAGAAATAAATGAACTTCTGCAGAAAGTAATTTGAGagaaaatataattaaaatataaaggaatttgatgtcattttctgtttttagttgtTTTTTGGAATTTGGCACATGAATTTGCCTATCAGGTAGGTTAATGGATAAGCAGTGCATGTTGAGGGGTATGGTCATAAACAATGGTAAACTGATTGTTTACAAGTAGTTTCTCTGCTCAACGTCAAGTAATTGAAAGTGAATTAGATGTTTTTCTCAGTTTGAGACTTGGTTGTAACATTGAAGAAATCTATATTTTGTTGACTTAATTGATAAAATGCAGTTTTTCTCAGATTGAGATTACGAAGAAACAATCCTGGACTTCACAAAAATATTTGGGAAATAAATAAGACATGTTCTAGTCCATCGATACAGAAATCCTCTTGACTTGAGTTGCCGTGCTAATATGTGtaataaatgttttgaattgtTGCACCCCATTTCCACTTTACTATTTTAATTTTACTTGCTAGCAAATCAATGCCAGCATATCCTAATACTGTGCTACAAAACTCAAAGAGAAACAAGGCCAGTTGTCTCGTTGAAGCTTGTCTCCTAGAATACTAACACATAAAGCTGAGCATCATGCTAGATATGAAAGGTATGAAATGTATTTGGCAGATTGCTGTTTTGTCATCATCTGGTTTTGCAAAAGTTTTGGATCTGGTTTATCAAGTGAAATGTGCAAGATTAAAATCCctgggagattttaaaaaattatcaaatGATATATTCAGGATAGCGAGTATTGCTGTTTATACACAGTATTGCTAAACAGGTGAAATCTGTAAGGTGTATAATGTATGAGGATTGATTTGTCCTCCTTTTGATTTTACAGAAGCTAGCTACAGCCTCTCGCAGTCTGCTGAGTCTCTCGGGGGAAAAAGTAGTGTCTGTATTTACAAATTGTATCTCCCAGAATGAAGGGCAGaaatattcttttttcttttaaaatatttcaatatagtttctgatttttataaagttggtgagtttgtgTACACATTACTGAAGGTATTAACTTTAACAGTTAATATATGGGTCAGCAAGCACAAAGCTCACAAGCAGTTTAAACAGTATAGCATTTGCagtgtttaaaataattttaaataggaTAACTCAGTTTCAGTAGTTAGGCTTTCATACTCATACCGATGTGAATATTAGAACAGTACACAAAACCGACCAGCTTCATTAACTTAGATCAGAATCCTTGCTGTCTCATTTCACTAGATACAAATCTAGGTAAAATGGCTGTTAAGTGGTAGGTATTACTGTACAATGATTAGTGCAAACCAAGTTAAACAAATAACATGCTCATTAAAAAACAAGCATGCCACTATTTGCAGGATTATGAGTATACGTTACATTAAGAGAACGTGAAATCCTGAGCAAATTTGTTCACAGAATC
This genomic interval carries:
- the rimkla gene encoding beta-citrylglutamate synthase B isoform X2 → MSARVWFVTDRRILQDYPQQEIERALRQKCADEEVEFRMVLMDEIVITIEQGALGLRIKQEPVTSYPQVVVVRVPTPSVQNDSDITLLRHLEKMGCRLANRPQAILHCVNKFWTFQELAGHGIPLPDTFSYGGHENFAKMIDDAEPLGYPVVVKNTRGHRGKAVFLARDKHHLSDLSHLIRHDAPYLFQKYVKESHGKDIRVVLVGGRVIGAMLRCSTDGRMQSNCSLGGVGVMYQLSEQGKQLAIQVSNILGMDVCGIDLLRKDDGSFVVCEANANVGFRAFDKACNLDVSGIIADYALSLLPSRLTRKMSLLSVVSSASETSEPEVGASVSAIPESVFTMSVGSSSSESDPEIVEVRDSDTAASRSMQTVLPETGYNMNNLINTEMKLLSE
- the rimkla gene encoding beta-citrylglutamate synthase B isoform X1, whose amino-acid sequence is MSARVWFVTDRRILQDYPQQEIERALRQKCADEEVEFRMVLMDEIVITIEQGALGLRIKQEPVTSYPQVVVVRVPTPSVQNDSDITLLRHLEKMGCRLANRPQAILHCVNKFWTFQELAGHGIPLPDTFSYGGHENFAKMIDDAEPLGYPVVVKNTRGHRGINSFSFCRKAVFLARDKHHLSDLSHLIRHDAPYLFQKYVKESHGKDIRVVLVGGRVIGAMLRCSTDGRMQSNCSLGGVGVMYQLSEQGKQLAIQVSNILGMDVCGIDLLRKDDGSFVVCEANANVGFRAFDKACNLDVSGIIADYALSLLPSRLTRKMSLLSVVSSASETSEPEVGASVSAIPESVFTMSVGSSSSESDPEIVEVRDSDTAASRSMQTVLPETGYNMNNLINTEMKLLSE